In Methylomagnum ishizawai, one DNA window encodes the following:
- the def gene encoding peptide deformylase, translating into MATLTILEFPDERLRKKAAPVEVVDDSIRRLIDDMLETMYAAPGVGLAANQVNVQKRVIVIDISEDKSSPLCLVNPELLEKSGSGEMDEGCLSVPGIFEKTSRAEKVKVRAWDRDGASFELEAEGLLAVCLQHEMDHLEGKLFVDYLSPLKRQLVRKKLKKEQRQRATQSPKVGGKVAAI; encoded by the coding sequence ATGGCTACTTTAACCATCCTCGAATTCCCCGACGAACGGCTCCGCAAAAAAGCCGCTCCCGTGGAGGTGGTGGACGATTCCATCCGGCGTTTGATCGACGACATGCTCGAAACCATGTACGCCGCGCCGGGCGTGGGTTTGGCCGCGAATCAGGTGAACGTGCAAAAGCGCGTGATCGTGATCGACATCTCCGAGGATAAAAGCTCGCCGCTGTGCCTCGTCAATCCGGAGTTGCTCGAAAAAAGCGGGTCCGGGGAAATGGACGAAGGCTGCCTTTCGGTGCCTGGTATCTTCGAAAAGACCAGCCGCGCCGAAAAGGTCAAGGTGCGGGCCTGGGACCGCGACGGCGCTTCTTTCGAACTGGAGGCCGAAGGCTTATTGGCCGTGTGCCTACAGCACGAGATGGACCATCTGGAAGGCAAGTTGTTCGTCGATTACCTCTCGCCCCTCAAGCGCCAACTGGTCCGCAAGAAGCTCAAGAAGGAACAGCGCCAACGCGCCACCCAAAGCCCCAAAGTGGGCGGCAAAGTGGCGGCGATCTAA
- a CDS encoding DUF494 family protein, producing MKENVFDVLIYLFENYMDGEIDPAPDPDVIRTELLEAGFPQPEINKAFDWLESLTERHAIKSVSSPAFRVFCEQEMAKLDAECRGLLLFLEQSGILTPESRELVIDRVMAFNEESISLENLKWVVLMVLFSQPDEEIAFARMETLVYETLPTYLH from the coding sequence ATGAAAGAAAACGTATTCGATGTGTTGATTTACCTGTTCGAGAATTATATGGACGGGGAAATCGATCCGGCGCCCGATCCCGACGTGATCCGCACCGAATTGCTCGAAGCCGGTTTTCCGCAACCGGAAATCAACAAGGCGTTCGACTGGTTGGAATCGCTCACCGAGCGCCACGCCATCAAATCCGTCTCATCCCCCGCGTTCCGGGTGTTCTGCGAACAGGAGATGGCCAAGCTCGATGCCGAATGCCGCGGCCTCCTCCTGTTCCTAGAGCAAAGCGGCATCCTCACCCCCGAAAGCCGCGAACTGGTGATCGACCGCGTCATGGCCTTCAACGAGGAATCCATCTCGCTGGAAAACCTCAAATGGGTGGTGCTGATGGTGTTGTTCAGCCAGCCGGACGAGGAAATCGCCTTCGCCCGCATGGAAACGCTGGTCTACGAAACCCTGCCCACCTATCTGCATTGA
- a CDS encoding LysM peptidoglycan-binding domain-containing protein yields MAIPSRLNSPRFTRPWRSYSTRRVWSVLSRLALALCLSGGFAFADTLELNPNHPDRYTVVRGDTLWDIAGRFLNRPWQWPEIWHINPEIRNPDLIYPGDTLVLSYVNGVPQIGLENAGYDSAPAYEDSDPYEQKLSPRIRSKPISQAIPTIPMNIVHPFLSRPQVVGPDELNQAPYVVAFADEHIIGGYGNRMFVRSIGEGAPTAYTVLRSGNPYKDADTGETLGYEAVYIGDAHVEQVGDPATLFIERTEQEARIGDRLLPLRSEQLRLSFQPHAPKSKVRGHIIGVVNGVNQIGQYSIVALDRGTADGIEVGHVLQILQRGTMIRDLIGPYSGETVNAPEQKAGLLMVFRPYERVSYALVMHAARALHVLDAVQTP; encoded by the coding sequence ATGGCTATCCCCTCCCGCTTGAATTCCCCCCGATTCACCCGGCCATGGCGTTCGTATTCGACGCGGCGCGTTTGGTCGGTGTTATCCCGCCTCGCCTTGGCGCTCTGCTTGTCCGGCGGCTTCGCCTTCGCCGACACCCTCGAACTGAACCCCAACCATCCCGACCGCTACACCGTGGTCCGGGGCGACACCCTGTGGGATATCGCCGGGCGCTTCCTCAACCGGCCTTGGCAATGGCCGGAAATCTGGCATATCAATCCCGAGATCCGCAATCCCGACCTGATCTACCCAGGCGATACGCTGGTCTTGAGCTACGTCAACGGCGTCCCCCAGATCGGCCTGGAAAACGCCGGTTACGACAGCGCCCCCGCCTACGAAGACAGCGACCCCTATGAACAAAAACTGAGTCCGCGCATCCGCTCCAAGCCCATCTCCCAGGCGATCCCCACCATCCCCATGAACATCGTGCATCCGTTCCTGTCGCGGCCGCAGGTGGTGGGACCGGATGAACTGAACCAAGCCCCCTATGTGGTGGCCTTCGCCGACGAGCATATCATCGGTGGCTATGGCAACCGCATGTTCGTGCGCTCCATCGGCGAAGGCGCGCCCACGGCCTACACCGTGCTGCGCAGCGGCAACCCCTATAAAGACGCCGACACCGGCGAAACCCTGGGCTACGAGGCTGTTTATATCGGCGATGCCCATGTGGAGCAGGTCGGCGATCCGGCGACCTTGTTCATCGAGCGCACCGAGCAAGAAGCCCGGATCGGCGACCGCCTGCTGCCCCTGCGTTCGGAGCAATTGCGCCTGTCCTTCCAACCCCACGCACCGAAATCCAAGGTCCGGGGCCACATCATCGGCGTCGTCAACGGCGTCAATCAAATCGGCCAATATTCCATCGTCGCCCTAGACCGGGGCACCGCCGACGGCATCGAAGTCGGGCACGTCCTGCAAATCCTGCAACGCGGGACGATGATCCGCGACTTGATCGGCCCTTACAGCGGCGAAACCGTCAATGCGCCGGAGCAAAAAGCCGGGCTGCTGATGGTGTTCCGGCCTTATGAGCGGGTCAGTTATGCCCTGGTCATGCACGCCGCCCGTGCCCTGCACGTCCTCGACGCCGTGCAAACGCCCTGA
- a CDS encoding sensor histidine kinase → MARFRLKPPLGLSILALFLGVLVSLHLMSSATQDASQLGAMYSWLVVVNLLGSVLLLGLVIANAYSLFRQWKRKAAGSNLTTRMVFLFSLLSLAPAAIVFYYSMQFLEQSIDSWFDVRIDHAMEDALQLGQTALDERMRAMLKQTEQTAEQLADSPPSLLAIRLGELRDSLEEGDFTVFSRQGRILAFSGFQSEQIIPDLPEIGILLQVKQGKAYVGLEAQPGGEGSQIRAVVGMAGEDTLFLQAVYPVPSKLARLTGTVESAYLHYKELTFLRGSLKLTFGLTLSLVLLLSLLAALWAAFQSIRRIVAPVRYLAHGTRAVAEGNYEKRLPVRRRDELGFLVESFNAMTEKIGQARDEAQRSRQEVERQRAYLETLLASLSSGVLSFDASLRLLTANGAADAILHAELGRYIGEPTAALTAAHPHLADLLDGIAGRLRTAAGAWQEEIPFAGLEGRQELFCRGTPLFGAGGERLGSVLVIDDVTALIQAQRAAAWSEVARRLAHEIKNPLTPIQLSAERLRHKLAKHLDEADAEVLDRATRTIVQQVEAMKTMVNAFAEYAKPSIIQLQWVDLDALIEAVVALYPPQSGLEFELALAHNLPEVHIDPVKLRQVLHNLIKNSQEAVPVGGSGRMRIQTQSVAEGHHPVVELRLYDAGPGIPADQADRIFEPYVTTKAKGTGLGLAIVRKIIEEHGGGIKLDTGYRDGAGFVIRLPVVARTAAASAEA, encoded by the coding sequence ATGGCGCGTTTCAGGCTGAAGCCGCCCTTGGGGCTGTCCATCCTCGCCCTGTTCCTGGGCGTTCTGGTCTCGTTGCACCTGATGAGTTCGGCGACCCAGGACGCTTCGCAGTTGGGCGCGATGTATTCCTGGTTGGTGGTGGTGAACCTGTTGGGTTCGGTGTTGTTGCTGGGCTTGGTCATCGCCAACGCCTATTCGCTGTTCCGGCAATGGAAGCGCAAGGCGGCGGGCTCGAACCTCACCACCCGCATGGTGTTCCTGTTCAGCCTGTTGTCGCTGGCCCCGGCCGCCATCGTGTTCTATTACTCCATGCAGTTCCTGGAGCAGAGCATCGATAGCTGGTTCGATGTGCGCATCGACCATGCCATGGAGGACGCCTTGCAACTCGGCCAGACCGCCCTTGACGAGCGGATGCGGGCCATGCTCAAGCAGACCGAGCAGACCGCCGAGCAGCTGGCCGATTCCCCGCCTTCTTTGCTCGCCATCCGTCTGGGCGAATTGCGCGATTCCTTGGAAGAGGGCGATTTCACCGTGTTTTCCCGGCAGGGCCGCATCCTGGCCTTCAGCGGTTTCCAGTCCGAGCAGATCATCCCGGACCTGCCGGAAATCGGTATCTTGTTGCAAGTGAAACAGGGCAAGGCCTATGTGGGCCTGGAAGCCCAGCCCGGCGGGGAAGGCTCGCAAATCCGGGCGGTGGTGGGCATGGCGGGCGAGGACACGCTGTTCCTGCAAGCGGTCTATCCGGTGCCGTCGAAGCTGGCGCGGCTGACCGGGACCGTGGAATCGGCCTATCTGCATTATAAGGAACTGACCTTCCTGCGCGGTTCCTTGAAGCTGACCTTTGGGTTGACCTTGTCGCTGGTGCTGTTATTGAGCCTCCTGGCGGCGCTGTGGGCGGCGTTCCAGAGCATCCGCCGCATCGTTGCCCCGGTGCGTTATCTGGCCCATGGCACCCGCGCCGTGGCCGAGGGCAATTATGAAAAACGCCTGCCGGTGCGGCGGCGCGACGAACTCGGCTTCCTGGTCGAATCCTTCAACGCCATGACCGAGAAGATCGGCCAAGCCCGCGACGAGGCCCAGCGCTCGCGGCAGGAGGTCGAACGGCAGCGCGCCTATCTGGAAACCTTGCTGGCGAGCTTGTCTTCCGGCGTGTTGAGCTTCGACGCCTCCTTGCGCCTCCTGACCGCCAACGGGGCGGCGGATGCCATCCTGCACGCCGAACTGGGCCGCTATATCGGCGAACCCACCGCCGCGCTCACCGCCGCCCACCCGCATTTGGCCGATCTCCTGGACGGCATCGCCGGGCGCCTGCGGACCGCCGCCGGGGCTTGGCAGGAAGAAATCCCCTTCGCCGGTTTGGAAGGCCGCCAGGAATTATTCTGCCGAGGCACGCCTTTGTTCGGGGCCGGGGGCGAGCGCCTGGGTTCGGTGCTGGTCATCGATGATGTGACCGCCTTGATCCAGGCCCAACGCGCCGCCGCCTGGAGCGAAGTGGCCCGCCGCCTAGCCCACGAGATCAAAAACCCCTTGACCCCGATCCAGCTTTCGGCGGAGCGCCTCCGGCATAAACTCGCCAAACACCTCGACGAGGCCGATGCCGAGGTGCTGGACCGTGCCACCCGCACCATCGTCCAACAGGTCGAGGCCATGAAAACCATGGTCAACGCCTTCGCCGAATACGCCAAGCCCTCCATCATCCAATTGCAATGGGTGGACCTCGACGCTTTGATCGAAGCGGTGGTGGCGCTCTATCCGCCCCAGAGCGGCTTGGAGTTCGAACTGGCCCTGGCCCACAACCTGCCCGAGGTCCATATCGATCCGGTCAAGCTCCGGCAGGTGTTGCACAATCTGATTAAAAACTCGCAGGAAGCCGTGCCGGTCGGCGGCTCGGGTAGAATGCGCATCCAGACCCAATCCGTGGCGGAAGGCCATCACCCGGTCGTGGAACTGCGGCTGTACGATGCCGGTCCCGGCATTCCCGCCGATCAGGCCGACCGCATCTTCGAGCCTTATGTCACGACCAAGGCCAAAGGTACGGGCTTGGGTTTGGCCATCGTTAGGAAGATCATCGAAGAGCATGGCGGCGGCATAAAATTGGATACCGGCTATCGGGACGGCGCGGGTTTCGTGATCCGCCTGCCGGTGGTGGCCCGAACGGCGGCGGCATCCGCGGAAGCATGA
- a CDS encoding DUF4390 domain-containing protein produces MIPRWTRWLLPLALCHGLQGRAAEYGFRILDAQLVPVADQYALNADIDYRFSAPAIDALEHGVPLTVVIQFKIQRHRDYWLDETLLSESRRFFIHYHPLAKTYQIANESSGATRDFASLRALLDALGEIRGWRALPRAAFAPGREYWAGLAAKLDIEALPLPLRPLAYVSPGWYLGSPWFRWRVSG; encoded by the coding sequence GTGATCCCGCGCTGGACGCGCTGGCTGTTGCCGTTGGCGCTGTGCCATGGCCTCCAGGGCCGCGCCGCCGAATACGGCTTCCGCATCCTCGACGCCCAATTGGTGCCCGTCGCCGACCAATATGCCTTGAACGCCGACATCGACTACCGCTTCAGCGCCCCCGCCATCGACGCTTTGGAACACGGCGTGCCCTTGACCGTGGTCATCCAGTTCAAAATCCAGCGCCACCGCGATTATTGGCTGGATGAAACCTTGCTCAGCGAATCCCGTCGTTTCTTTATCCACTATCACCCGCTGGCGAAAACCTACCAGATCGCCAACGAAAGCAGCGGCGCGACCCGCGATTTCGCCAGCCTCCGCGCCTTGCTCGACGCCCTGGGCGAAATCCGCGGCTGGCGTGCCCTGCCCAGGGCGGCGTTCGCGCCGGGCCGGGAATATTGGGCCGGCCTTGCCGCCAAGCTCGATATCGAAGCCCTGCCGTTGCCGCTGCGGCCCTTGGCCTATGTGTCGCCGGGCTGGTATCTCGGGAGCCCCTGGTTCCGATGGCGCGTTTCAGGCTGA
- the rsmB gene encoding 16S rRNA (cytosine(967)-C(5))-methyltransferase RsmB, giving the protein MNTRAIAAGILAQVAVEGEFLTSALSAALPQIPKDNDRAFVQALCYGVARWYWRLDRILALLTHKPIKDAEVRMLALLGLYQLKYTRVKPHAAVAETVAAVGPKVWAKPLLNGVLRNYQREQDRLEAEADTDESAALAHPGWLIRQLRKDWPAHYADTLHHNNAAPPLALRVNLARNSREAYLERLAEAGIAAVAAAVGAGAIIVETPVPVEKLPGFAEGAVSVQDVAAQLAAPLLGLAAGQRVLDVCAAPGGKTAHLLEARPDLAEVVAIDISSERLTRVHGNLQRLGLAATVLVGDATQPESWWDGRRFDRILVDAPCSATGVIRRHPDIKLLRRATDIAELAAAQARILEAMWPLLAPGGRLLYATCSVLKRENEQRIAAFLDAHPEARERPIMADWGIPARHGRQILAGQNGMDGFYYALLERA; this is encoded by the coding sequence TTGAATACCCGCGCCATCGCGGCCGGCATCCTGGCCCAGGTCGCGGTCGAGGGCGAATTCCTTACTTCCGCTTTGAGCGCGGCCCTGCCCCAAATCCCCAAGGACAACGACCGCGCCTTCGTGCAGGCGCTGTGCTATGGCGTGGCGCGTTGGTATTGGCGTTTGGATCGCATCCTGGCGCTGCTGACCCATAAGCCGATCAAGGATGCCGAAGTCCGCATGTTGGCTTTGCTCGGGCTTTATCAGCTCAAATACACGCGGGTCAAACCCCATGCGGCGGTGGCGGAAACGGTCGCCGCCGTCGGTCCCAAGGTTTGGGCCAAGCCCTTGCTGAATGGCGTGCTGCGCAACTACCAGCGCGAGCAGGACCGCCTCGAAGCCGAGGCCGACACCGATGAAAGCGCGGCCCTGGCCCATCCTGGGTGGTTGATCCGCCAACTCCGCAAGGATTGGCCCGCCCATTACGCCGATACCCTCCACCATAACAACGCGGCCCCGCCCCTGGCCCTGCGGGTGAATCTGGCCCGGAACTCCCGCGAGGCTTATCTGGAGCGCTTGGCCGAAGCGGGCATCGCGGCGGTGGCGGCGGCGGTTGGTGCCGGCGCGATCATCGTCGAGACGCCGGTGCCGGTCGAGAAACTCCCAGGGTTCGCCGAAGGCGCGGTCTCGGTGCAGGACGTGGCGGCGCAGCTGGCCGCGCCCTTGCTGGGCTTGGCGGCGGGGCAGCGGGTGCTGGATGTCTGCGCCGCGCCCGGTGGCAAGACCGCCCATCTCCTCGAAGCCCGTCCCGACCTGGCCGAGGTCGTCGCCATCGATATCTCGTCCGAGCGCCTCACCAGGGTCCACGGCAACCTGCAACGCCTGGGACTCGCGGCCACGGTTTTGGTGGGCGATGCCACCCAGCCCGAATCCTGGTGGGATGGCCGTCGCTTCGACCGCATCCTGGTCGATGCGCCTTGTTCGGCCACTGGCGTGATCCGCCGCCATCCCGATATCAAACTGCTGCGGCGGGCCACCGATATCGCCGAACTGGCCGCGGCCCAGGCCCGCATCCTCGAAGCCATGTGGCCGCTGTTGGCCCCCGGTGGCCGGTTGTTGTACGCCACTTGCTCGGTCCTCAAGCGCGAGAACGAGCAGCGGATCGCCGCCTTCCTCGATGCCCACCCGGAAGCCCGCGAGCGCCCGATCATGGCGGATTGGGGCATCCCGGCCCGCCATGGCCGTCAAATCCTGGCCGGTCAAAACGGCATGGACGGCTTCTACTACGCGCTGTTGGAGAGGGCGTGA
- the topA gene encoding type I DNA topoisomerase — protein MSQNLVIVESPAKAKTIEKYLGKDFQVQASYGHVRDLVPKEGAVDPDNGFAMKYEVIEKNEKHVQAIAKAIRKADVLFLATDPDREGEAISWHIYELLKERELLDDKPVHRVVFHEITKRAVTEAIAHPKPLSTDLINAQQARRALDYLVGFKLSPLLWKKIRRGLSAGRVQSPALRMIVEREQEIERFVTREYWTIEATAAVEGQNLKARLTHLDGEKQEQFSLTQEAEAHAARDALIAAAQGKLLVAKVEEKERKRNPAAPFTTSTMQQEAARKLGFTTKRTMTIAQQLYEGIDLGGESVGLISYMRTDSVNLANEAVQELRDLIASRFGEDKLPKTPPQYKTKSKNAQEAHEAIRPTSALRMPDKVKPFLSLEQYKLYNLIWQRTVACQMIHATIKTVSADLACGDKGVFRATGSTVVNPGFMSVYLEGKDDGAANEDEEGFLPTLKEGQALDLLDVIAGQHFTEPPPRYTEASLVKTLEEYGIGRPSTYAAIISTLQQRHYVELENKRFRPTDVGSVVNKFLTEHFTQYVDYNFTALLEDDLDAVSRGEKQWVPLMREFWGPFKSLIETKDESLKRADVTHEQLDEQCPECGSQLSIRLGRNGRFVGCTNYPTCKYTRNLKEDAEPPPPEIVEGKTCPLCDSPLAIKTGRYGKFIGCSAYPTCKHIEPLEKPEDTGVPCPECHKGNLIKRKSRFGKLFYSCPTYPKCKYAAWNPPLNEPCPKCGWPILTLKTTKRRGTEKVCPQKDCDYAVPYEGEPLEEASEA, from the coding sequence ATGAGTCAGAATCTGGTCATAGTCGAATCGCCGGCCAAAGCCAAAACCATAGAGAAGTACCTGGGCAAGGACTTCCAGGTGCAGGCTTCCTACGGCCATGTGCGCGACCTGGTGCCCAAGGAGGGCGCGGTCGATCCCGACAACGGTTTCGCGATGAAATACGAAGTCATCGAGAAGAACGAAAAGCACGTCCAGGCCATCGCCAAGGCCATCCGCAAGGCCGACGTGCTGTTCCTCGCCACCGACCCCGACCGCGAAGGCGAGGCCATTTCCTGGCATATCTACGAACTGCTCAAGGAACGCGAGCTCCTGGACGACAAACCCGTCCACCGGGTGGTGTTCCATGAAATCACCAAGCGGGCGGTGACCGAAGCCATCGCCCATCCCAAGCCGCTCTCGACCGACCTCATCAATGCCCAGCAGGCCCGCCGCGCCCTGGATTATCTGGTCGGCTTCAAGCTCTCGCCCTTGCTGTGGAAGAAAATCCGCCGCGGCCTCTCGGCGGGCCGGGTACAAAGCCCCGCCCTGCGCATGATCGTCGAGCGCGAACAGGAGATCGAGCGCTTCGTCACCCGCGAATATTGGACCATCGAAGCCACCGCCGCGGTCGAGGGGCAAAATCTCAAGGCCCGCCTCACCCATCTGGACGGGGAAAAGCAGGAGCAATTCAGCCTCACCCAGGAAGCGGAGGCCCATGCCGCCCGCGACGCCTTGATCGCCGCCGCCCAGGGCAAGCTCTTGGTCGCCAAGGTGGAGGAGAAGGAACGCAAGCGCAATCCCGCCGCGCCCTTCACCACTTCCACCATGCAGCAGGAAGCCGCCCGCAAGCTGGGTTTCACCACCAAGCGCACCATGACCATCGCCCAGCAGCTCTACGAGGGCATCGACCTCGGCGGCGAAAGCGTGGGGCTCATCAGCTATATGCGCACCGATTCGGTCAACCTCGCCAACGAGGCGGTGCAGGAACTGCGCGACCTCATCGCTTCTCGCTTCGGCGAAGACAAACTGCCCAAAACCCCGCCACAGTACAAGACCAAGAGCAAGAACGCCCAGGAAGCCCACGAGGCCATCCGCCCGACTTCCGCCCTGCGCATGCCGGACAAGGTCAAGCCGTTCCTGAGCCTCGAACAGTACAAGCTCTACAACCTGATTTGGCAGCGCACCGTGGCTTGCCAAATGATCCACGCCACCATCAAGACCGTATCCGCCGATTTGGCCTGCGGCGACAAGGGCGTATTCCGCGCCACCGGCTCCACCGTGGTCAATCCGGGCTTCATGAGCGTCTACCTCGAAGGCAAGGACGACGGCGCGGCCAACGAGGACGAGGAAGGCTTCCTGCCCACGCTGAAGGAAGGCCAAGCCCTCGACCTGCTGGACGTGATCGCGGGCCAGCACTTCACCGAACCGCCGCCGCGCTACACCGAGGCCAGCTTGGTCAAAACCCTGGAGGAATACGGCATAGGCCGTCCTTCCACCTACGCCGCCATCATTTCCACCTTGCAGCAGCGCCATTATGTCGAGCTGGAAAACAAGCGTTTCCGTCCGACCGACGTGGGCAGCGTGGTCAACAAATTCCTGACCGAGCATTTCACCCAATACGTGGACTACAACTTCACCGCCCTGCTGGAAGACGACCTCGACGCCGTCTCCCGTGGCGAGAAGCAATGGGTGCCGCTGATGCGGGAATTCTGGGGTCCGTTCAAATCCCTGATCGAGACCAAGGACGAAAGCCTCAAGCGGGCCGACGTGACCCATGAACAATTGGACGAACAATGCCCCGAGTGCGGCAGCCAATTGTCGATCCGGCTGGGACGTAATGGCCGCTTCGTCGGCTGCACCAACTACCCGACCTGCAAATACACCCGCAATCTCAAAGAGGATGCCGAACCGCCCCCCCCCGAGATCGTCGAAGGCAAAACCTGCCCGCTGTGCGATTCGCCGTTGGCGATCAAGACGGGCCGCTATGGCAAATTCATCGGGTGCAGCGCCTACCCCACCTGCAAGCACATCGAACCCTTGGAGAAACCCGAGGACACCGGCGTGCCCTGCCCGGAATGCCACAAGGGCAACCTCATCAAGCGCAAATCGCGGTTCGGCAAGCTGTTCTATTCCTGCCCGACCTATCCCAAATGCAAGTACGCGGCCTGGAATCCGCCGCTCAACGAGCCTTGCCCCAAATGCGGCTGGCCCATCCTCACCCTGAAGACCACCAAGCGCCGCGGCACCGAGAAAGTCTGCCCGCAAAAGGACTGCGACTACGCCGTGCCCTACGAAGGCGAGCCACTGGAAGAGGCTTCGGAAGCCTAG
- the dprA gene encoding DNA-processing protein DprA, whose protein sequence is MAEHSGSDLRYWLALHRAPLIGSRRFASLLSHFGTPQAVFEAGTAAWTALKIPEKTIAYFQNPDWGSVARDLDWLNGSQRHCLTLHDPRYPALLREIADPPPLLFAVGEPAALSLRQVAMVGSRNPSASGRKAAHHLARELAVAGYGVASGLALGIDAAAHRGALDGNGITLAVAGTGPDQIYPRQHRALAQEIVERGGAILSEFPPGTEPKAGNFPRRNRIISGLSLGTLVVEAAEQSGSLITARLALEQGREVFAVPGSIYSPVSKGCNDLIQDGAKLVQSVRDIVEEFGPTTLPGRPEPPPLPPPGGDEPHWALLKFIAYDPTSVDTLVAVTGESPESIAAMLLMLELQGYVESAPGGCYVRIK, encoded by the coding sequence TTGGCTGAGCACAGCGGCTCCGATCTACGCTATTGGCTGGCCCTGCACCGGGCACCGCTGATCGGTAGCCGCCGTTTCGCTTCGCTCCTTTCCCATTTCGGCACACCCCAAGCGGTGTTCGAGGCCGGTACCGCCGCCTGGACCGCGCTGAAAATCCCCGAGAAAACCATCGCTTATTTCCAGAACCCGGACTGGGGCAGCGTCGCCCGCGACCTCGATTGGCTGAACGGCTCCCAGCGCCACTGCCTGACCCTGCACGATCCCCGCTATCCTGCCCTGCTCCGCGAAATCGCCGATCCGCCGCCGCTATTGTTCGCCGTGGGCGAACCGGCGGCGCTGTCGCTACGCCAGGTCGCCATGGTCGGTAGCCGCAATCCCTCGGCCTCGGGGCGCAAGGCGGCACACCATCTGGCGCGGGAGTTGGCGGTGGCGGGCTACGGGGTGGCCAGCGGCTTGGCCCTGGGCATCGATGCCGCCGCCCATCGCGGTGCCCTGGACGGCAACGGCATCACCCTCGCCGTCGCCGGTACCGGTCCCGACCAAATCTATCCGCGCCAGCACCGCGCCCTGGCCCAGGAGATCGTCGAACGCGGCGGTGCCATCCTGTCCGAATTCCCACCCGGCACCGAACCCAAGGCCGGCAATTTCCCACGCCGCAACCGCATCATCAGCGGTTTATCGCTGGGCACCTTGGTGGTCGAGGCCGCCGAGCAATCCGGTTCCCTCATCACGGCGCGGCTGGCCCTGGAACAAGGCCGGGAAGTATTCGCCGTGCCGGGTTCGATTTATAGCCCGGTTTCCAAAGGCTGCAACGACCTCATCCAAGACGGTGCCAAGCTGGTGCAATCGGTGCGGGATATCGTCGAGGAATTCGGCCCGACGACCCTGCCCGGACGCCCGGAACCCCCGCCACTGCCTCCGCCCGGCGGCGACGAACCCCATTGGGCGCTCTTGAAATTTATTGCGTACGACCCAACCTCCGTGGATACTCTAGTGGCGGTCACTGGGGAGAGCCCGGAATCCATCGCCGCCATGTTGCTGATGCTCGAACTGCAAGGCTACGTGGAATCCGCGCCCGGAGGATGCTATGTCCGGATCAAATAA
- the fmt gene encoding methionyl-tRNA formyltransferase, which translates to MRIVFAGTPEFAVPPLQMLLGTGHRIVAVYTQPDRPAGRGRKLTPSPVKQVATAHHIPVFQPPTLKAEEDQAQLRALEPDVLVVVAYGLILPKAVLEIPRLGCVNIHASLLPRWRGAAPIQRSVLAGDAETGITLMYIEPRLDAGPMLYKKTCRIARLETAGELHDRLAQLGAEALAEILPDLETGNIRPEIQDEAQVTYAAKLEKAEAVLDWTLPALELERRVRAFNPWPVAETQWRDTTLRVWLAEALDETARAAPGTVLDRERTLDVATGQGVLRLLEVQLPGAKRVAARDFLNAYSLKTERLGRPA; encoded by the coding sequence ATGAGGATCGTCTTCGCCGGAACCCCGGAATTCGCGGTGCCGCCGCTGCAAATGCTGCTCGGTACCGGGCATCGCATCGTCGCGGTCTACACCCAGCCCGACCGTCCCGCTGGTCGGGGCCGCAAGCTCACCCCCAGCCCCGTCAAGCAAGTCGCCACCGCCCACCACATCCCGGTATTCCAGCCCCCGACCCTCAAAGCCGAGGAAGACCAAGCCCAACTCCGCGCTTTGGAACCCGATGTGCTGGTGGTGGTGGCCTATGGCTTGATCCTGCCCAAGGCGGTGCTGGAGATTCCCAGGCTCGGCTGCGTCAACATCCACGCCTCGCTGTTGCCGCGCTGGCGCGGGGCCGCGCCCATCCAGCGCTCGGTGCTGGCGGGCGATGCGGAAACCGGCATCACCCTCATGTATATCGAGCCGCGCCTGGACGCGGGGCCAATGCTGTATAAGAAAACCTGCCGCATCGCCCGGCTGGAAACGGCGGGCGAATTACACGACCGCTTGGCCCAATTGGGCGCGGAAGCCCTGGCCGAAATCCTGCCCGATCTCGAAACCGGCAATATCCGCCCGGAAATCCAGGACGAAGCCCAGGTGACTTACGCCGCCAAGCTGGAAAAGGCCGAAGCTGTGTTGGATTGGACCCTGCCCGCCCTTGAATTGGAACGCCGCGTCCGCGCCTTCAATCCCTGGCCGGTGGCGGAAACCCAATGGCGCGACACCACCCTCCGCGTGTGGCTGGCCGAAGCCCTGGACGAAACCGCCCGCGCCGCGCCCGGCACCGTGCTGGATCGCGAGCGCACCCTTGATGTCGCCACCGGCCAGGGGGTGCTACGGCTGCTCGAAGTCCAGTTGCCCGGAGCCAAGCGGGTGGCGGCACGGGATTTCCTCAACGCTTACTCCCTCAAGACCGAGCGCCTCGGTCGGCCCGCTTGA